In a genomic window of Micromonospora cremea:
- a CDS encoding aldo/keto reductase, translated as MDNTDQPTVLLPGDVRMPLLGFGTWKATGQAGYDAVLAALDTGYRHLDTATLYGNEREVGRAVKESGLRREDLFITTKVPPDRVGRERETLEASLEALGIDQVDLWLIHWPPSAIDSIPMWRELLAARDENLTRAVGVSNYSTAQIDELIQSTEENPAVNQIRWGPMLYDRQRHAEHRDRGVVLEGYSPFKTTDLSNPVLTGIAGAHGVSPAQVVLRWHIDHEIVVIPKSVTPERITANFDVFHFSLTAEEMREIDALGSI; from the coding sequence ATGGACAACACGGACCAGCCCACCGTCCTGCTCCCCGGTGACGTGCGGATGCCCCTGCTCGGTTTCGGCACCTGGAAGGCCACCGGCCAGGCCGGTTACGACGCGGTGCTGGCCGCGCTCGACACCGGCTACCGGCACCTCGACACCGCCACCCTGTACGGCAACGAGCGCGAGGTCGGCCGGGCGGTGAAGGAGAGTGGGCTGCGCCGCGAGGACCTCTTCATCACCACCAAGGTCCCGCCGGACCGGGTGGGTCGGGAGCGGGAGACGCTGGAGGCCAGTCTGGAGGCGCTCGGCATCGACCAGGTGGATCTCTGGTTGATCCACTGGCCGCCGTCCGCCATCGACAGCATCCCAATGTGGCGGGAGCTGCTGGCCGCCCGGGACGAGAACCTGACCCGGGCGGTGGGGGTCAGCAACTACAGCACGGCACAGATCGACGAGCTGATCCAGTCGACCGAGGAGAATCCGGCGGTCAACCAGATCCGGTGGGGCCCGATGTTGTACGACCGGCAGCGGCACGCCGAGCACCGGGACCGGGGCGTGGTGCTGGAGGGGTACAGCCCGTTCAAGACCACCGACCTGAGCAACCCGGTCCTCACCGGGATCGCCGGCGCGCACGGCGTTTCGCCGGCGCAGGTGGTGCTCCGCTGGCACATCGACCACGAGATCGTGGTGATCCCGAAGTCGGTGACCCCGGAGCGGATCACCGCCAACTTCGACGTCTTCCACTTCTCGCTGACGGCGGAGGAGATGCGCGAGATCGACGCGCTCGGCAGCATCTGA